One region of Acidobacteriota bacterium genomic DNA includes:
- a CDS encoding tetratricopeptide repeat protein has product MIPSARVALIALLLAGCTVSPVADPSPLDAPLQPVVLPDLDGLAPSVARQLRARYDAAQGADTANASGSERAEAWGQLGMVLQAAGFVTPAESAYRHARAADPEDLRWFYYLAHIQQVTGRRGEAIANFERALEIDPEHLPSLVWLGEMLLDQGAPGDAAAAYERALALAPASAAALAGLGRAALAQQDAESAAAYLERALRLEPGATSLHYSLGMAYRDLGDPERAAQHLAQHGEGAPALPDPLLQAQTGLLDSGLAHERRGMRALAAGRFDEAAAAFREGLALAPDDATLHHRLGVALMESGDVRGAGAQFEEALRLAPDFAEAHLSLGDLHVQGNRFAEALQSYEAAVMHRPDYLDARFAVADTLNRMGRLTDALPHLERITVVDPAMADAWMARGVSLVQLARYREARDWLTRAREIHPDDTRILFLLVRVLAAAPDGGVRDGARALALLETQRNAPASMELFETLAMAFAEAGRFGEAVDFQRRAIAVAQQTGQTWAAPYLAENLARYESGQPCRTPLPPAAGATG; this is encoded by the coding sequence ATGATCCCGAGCGCGCGTGTCGCCCTGATCGCGCTGCTCCTTGCCGGGTGCACAGTCTCTCCGGTTGCCGACCCGTCGCCTTTGGACGCGCCACTCCAGCCCGTGGTGCTTCCCGACCTGGACGGTCTGGCGCCTTCCGTGGCGCGGCAACTCCGCGCGCGCTACGACGCCGCCCAAGGCGCTGACACCGCGAACGCGTCCGGCTCGGAGCGCGCCGAGGCCTGGGGCCAACTCGGCATGGTCCTCCAGGCGGCGGGCTTCGTGACTCCGGCGGAGAGCGCCTATCGCCACGCGCGGGCGGCGGATCCAGAAGACCTCCGCTGGTTCTACTATCTCGCGCATATACAGCAGGTTACGGGCCGCCGCGGGGAAGCGATCGCCAACTTCGAGCGCGCCCTCGAGATCGACCCGGAGCACCTGCCGTCACTGGTCTGGCTCGGTGAGATGCTCCTCGATCAGGGCGCGCCGGGCGACGCCGCGGCGGCCTATGAGCGCGCCCTGGCACTGGCGCCCGCTTCGGCCGCCGCCCTTGCGGGTCTTGGGCGCGCCGCGCTGGCGCAGCAGGATGCGGAGAGTGCGGCCGCCTACCTGGAGCGTGCGCTTCGCCTGGAGCCGGGCGCGACGAGCCTCCACTACAGCCTCGGCATGGCCTACCGCGATCTGGGCGATCCGGAGCGCGCGGCCCAGCACCTGGCGCAGCATGGCGAGGGCGCGCCGGCCCTCCCCGATCCGCTGCTGCAGGCCCAGACCGGTTTGCTCGACAGCGGCCTCGCGCACGAGCGGCGCGGCATGCGTGCGCTCGCCGCGGGCCGCTTCGACGAGGCCGCCGCCGCGTTCCGCGAGGGGCTCGCGCTGGCGCCGGACGACGCCACGCTGCATCACCGCCTGGGGGTCGCCCTGATGGAATCAGGGGACGTCCGCGGGGCGGGGGCGCAGTTCGAGGAAGCGTTGCGGCTCGCGCCCGATTTCGCGGAGGCGCACCTCAGCCTCGGGGATCTGCATGTGCAGGGCAACCGCTTCGCGGAGGCGCTTCAGTCGTACGAAGCGGCGGTCATGCATCGCCCCGACTACCTCGACGCGCGCTTCGCCGTCGCGGACACGCTGAACCGCATGGGGCGCCTGACCGACGCCTTGCCGCACCTGGAGCGGATCACTGTGGTGGATCCGGCGATGGCGGACGCCTGGATGGCCCGCGGTGTGTCGCTCGTTCAGCTCGCGCGCTATCGCGAGGCCCGCGACTGGCTGACGCGGGCGCGAGAGATCCATCCGGACGACACGCGGATCCTATTCCTCCTGGTGCGGGTTCTGGCGGCGGCGCCAGACGGCGGCGTGCGCGACGGCGCTCGTGCCCTCGCGCTGCTGGAGACGCAACGGAACGCGCCGGCCAGCATGGAGTTGTTCGAAACGCTCGCCATGGCCTTCGCCGAAGCGGGCCGTTTCGGTGAAGCGGTCGACTTTCAGCGCCGCGCGATCGCCGTCGCGCAACAGACCGGTCAGACCTGGGCGGCTCCCTATCTCGCCGAGAATCTGGCCCGCTACGAATCCGGCCAGCCCTGCCGGACCCCGCTCCCTCCGGCCGCAGGAGCGACCGGATGA
- a CDS encoding VWA domain-containing protein produces the protein MTRLALFRRCVVVAAVVAVTVAGFWNGTAHLGAQSSQQMYLTVLDSDGLPITDLRPYEVSITENGVRREVLYLARPSGPADVSLLVDTSGAVVPATTHVRNALSAFVNALNGQARMSLVTFGDLPVRLVAPTTDMTRMQDAIDGLFPTEDAISRFQDALVNAAIDISERQPSRPTIVILASDQLAGAFAEVSPNNTTRPVEQVIGVLQAIGAPVHIIALRSRESFEVVGRGVFDRQSAFSGRVDNNIRNSIMARETRDWLEVFETVSQRTGGRLSNLYASAGLDKPLVGLANEILGQYIITYSRPAEGITADALEIGVGIAREDVTVRVTPVM, from the coding sequence ATGACGAGACTGGCGCTGTTCCGCAGGTGCGTTGTCGTTGCCGCCGTCGTCGCCGTAACGGTTGCCGGATTCTGGAACGGGACTGCGCACCTGGGTGCGCAGTCATCGCAGCAGATGTATCTAACCGTGCTCGACAGCGACGGGCTGCCGATCACGGATCTGCGGCCCTACGAAGTGAGCATCACCGAGAACGGTGTGCGGCGCGAGGTGCTGTACCTGGCGCGCCCCAGCGGACCCGCGGACGTTTCCTTGCTGGTGGATACCAGCGGCGCGGTAGTGCCGGCTACGACGCATGTGCGGAATGCGCTGAGTGCGTTCGTGAATGCCTTGAACGGTCAAGCGCGGATGTCGCTCGTGACCTTCGGCGACCTGCCGGTGCGTCTCGTCGCGCCCACCACGGACATGACGCGTATGCAGGACGCGATAGACGGGCTGTTTCCGACGGAGGATGCGATCTCCCGCTTTCAGGACGCGCTGGTGAACGCGGCCATTGACATCAGTGAGCGTCAGCCGTCGAGGCCCACGATCGTCATCCTTGCGTCGGATCAACTTGCCGGCGCTTTTGCCGAAGTGTCCCCCAACAATACGACGCGGCCGGTGGAGCAGGTGATCGGCGTGTTGCAGGCGATTGGCGCACCGGTTCACATCATTGCCCTCCGAAGTCGCGAGTCGTTCGAGGTGGTCGGGCGCGGCGTTTTCGACCGCCAGTCGGCCTTCAGCGGCCGGGTCGACAATAACATCCGGAACTCGATCATGGCCCGCGAGACGCGCGACTGGCTCGAAGTATTCGAAACGGTGTCCCAGCGGACCGGCGGCCGGCTGTCGAACCTCTACGCGAGCGCCGGGCTCGACAAGCCCCTGGTCGGTCTCGCGAACGAGATCCTCGGCCAATACATCATCACCTACTCGCGTCCGGCGGAGGGCATCACCGCCGATGCCCTGGAGATTGGCGTCGGCATCGCGCGCGAGGATGTGACGGTCCGTGTCACCCCCGTGATGTGA
- a CDS encoding CRTAC1 family protein, which translates to MTPSVLIALAFIVAVALPAACGGGASPESRPIPDDSPIPAAATENTGPAGDWFVDRALEAGLRFTHVNGMTGQFYQSEMMAPGVALFDYDNDGDLDVYLAQGETLGGGSAILPPPADQPPGDRLFRNDLAVGPDGVRILRFTDVTDAAGIPSDGYGMGVATGDYDNDGWIDLYLTRFGPNRMLRNQGDGTFADVSAATGTDDPSWGVPATFFDYDRDGLLDLFVGNYLTYTLESHSPCFAPSGPMDYCPPEVSLPRPDVLYRNRGDGTFEDVTAAAGLGREFGPALGATAADFDGDGWLDLFVANDQRENQLWINQQDGTFRNDALIQGAALGSSGEAKADMGVDAGDFDNDGDEDLFITELAGQGSTLYVNGGGSFSDRSAAFGIRAASLPHTGFGMGWIDIDNDGWLDIVAVNGSVVLNLEEYSSDNPFALQQRNQVFRNLGGTRFEVATDRAGAVFTLSEVSRGLAFGDVDNDGDTDLVLANAAGPARLLMNEVGQDRHWIGLRLVAGAPAGGGAAVRDQTGTRVAVTATDGVTRHRRARADGSYASAHDPRVLVGLGDAANPVDVQVIWPNGSVEAWSDVPVDTYTTLTRGDGGPP; encoded by the coding sequence GTGACGCCGTCGGTCCTCATCGCCCTCGCGTTCATTGTCGCCGTCGCGCTGCCTGCCGCGTGCGGCGGCGGCGCCTCGCCCGAGTCTCGCCCAATACCGGACGATTCTCCCATTCCGGCTGCCGCGACGGAGAACACCGGTCCGGCCGGGGACTGGTTTGTCGACCGCGCGCTCGAAGCGGGTCTGCGCTTCACGCACGTCAACGGCATGACCGGCCAGTTCTACCAGTCCGAGATGATGGCGCCCGGGGTTGCTCTCTTCGATTACGACAACGACGGCGATCTCGACGTCTACCTCGCGCAGGGGGAAACGCTCGGGGGGGGCAGTGCGATCCTGCCACCTCCCGCTGATCAGCCACCCGGCGACCGCCTGTTCAGAAACGATCTGGCCGTGGGGCCGGATGGCGTGCGCATTCTCCGGTTCACGGACGTGACCGACGCGGCCGGGATTCCCTCCGATGGCTACGGCATGGGCGTTGCCACCGGCGACTACGACAACGACGGCTGGATCGACCTCTATCTCACCCGATTCGGGCCGAACCGCATGCTGCGCAACCAGGGTGACGGCACGTTCGCCGACGTGTCGGCGGCCACGGGTACCGACGACCCGTCGTGGGGCGTGCCCGCAACCTTCTTCGACTACGACCGCGATGGTCTTCTGGATCTCTTCGTCGGCAACTACCTCACCTACACGCTGGAATCCCATTCGCCCTGCTTCGCGCCCTCGGGCCCGATGGACTACTGCCCGCCGGAGGTGAGCCTGCCGCGTCCCGATGTTCTCTACCGCAACCGGGGCGATGGCACGTTCGAGGACGTGACCGCCGCCGCCGGTCTCGGCCGGGAGTTCGGCCCCGCGCTCGGAGCGACCGCCGCCGACTTCGACGGCGACGGCTGGCTGGACCTCTTCGTCGCCAACGACCAGCGGGAGAATCAACTCTGGATCAATCAGCAGGACGGCACGTTCCGGAACGATGCGTTGATTCAGGGAGCCGCGCTCGGTTCCAGCGGGGAGGCGAAGGCCGACATGGGGGTGGACGCGGGCGACTTCGACAACGACGGCGACGAGGACCTGTTCATCACGGAACTGGCGGGGCAGGGGAGCACGCTGTACGTGAACGGCGGCGGGTCGTTCAGCGATCGGAGCGCAGCGTTCGGTATCCGGGCCGCCAGCCTGCCGCACACGGGTTTCGGGATGGGCTGGATCGATATCGACAACGACGGCTGGCTCGACATTGTCGCCGTCAACGGATCGGTCGTGCTCAATCTCGAGGAGTACTCGTCCGACAACCCGTTCGCGCTGCAACAGCGCAACCAGGTATTCCGCAACCTCGGCGGGACGCGTTTCGAGGTGGCGACGGATCGCGCCGGAGCGGTGTTCACACTCTCGGAAGTGAGTCGCGGCCTGGCGTTCGGCGACGTGGACAACGACGGCGATACCGACCTTGTGCTCGCGAACGCGGCCGGCCCGGCCCGGTTGCTGATGAACGAGGTGGGGCAGGACCGGCACTGGATCGGCCTGCGGCTCGTCGCCGGGGCCCCCGCGGGAGGTGGGGCGGCGGTGCGCGACCAGACCGGCACGCGTGTGGCGGTAACGGCGACGGACGGCGTAACGCGCCACCGGCGCGCACGTGCGGACGGCAGCTACGCGTCGGCGCACGACCCGCGTGTCCTCGTCGGCCTGGGCGACGCCGCCAACCCCGTGGACGTGCAGGTCATCTGGCCGAACGGATCGGTCGAGGCCTGGTCGGACGTTCCTGTCGACACCTACACCACGCTGACCCGGGGCGACGGCGGGCCGCCATGA
- a CDS encoding TonB-dependent receptor plug domain-containing protein encodes MEEGSMKRSFAFVVLAALAFAPTATFAQGDSSIAGVVSDNTGGILPGVTIEASSPALIEGSRVAISDGTGQYNIVDLRPGTYTITFTLPGFSTVVVEQQELPAGFVLTLDAELSVGALEETVTVSGEAPVVDVQSVTQAEVLTREVLDAIPTGRNMQSTAQLIPGVKLNRPEVGLTTAAQQTYMSVHGMGVQQTTTLIDGQHVASSGYDGANQNYINLLANEEMVYDTSGIGAETSTGGVRISMIPREGGNTHSGQNYFAFADGALQSDNLTDRYAQRGGRSVESIQETYDLNVAHGGPFIQDRFWFFGSARRYHLDVPVTNSFYQNMSGLTNRYFTLGRNAEGNPIPPPALDGNDGREYFPGINDDRMTSGLLRLTTQVTQSNKFSAYLDRIIKQRFHDYDARVDVGTASRHHGSPIYYVSGAKWTSTLSNRLLLEVGYSATIENWSNVDQEATPPNGPGGNLAGQWSHSQLFGNYAGWGNPDVMDGYRGWPTCQVPPCFPSPMATMQGMGAYAPGTWDGTNHLHQVGGLYMGMTDNTTVVNPSGSISPDIIHPYYASTLRRSAATNFADRYHWGDRTAYVERFNTNSSVSYVTGSHNIKVGLMTSFGPFQHNENVNGAIRQRYTGDGLPRQIGRTNHFSTYNLGYVDTALYVQDTWTIDRLTLNLGVRWERIQGYVDETLRPYNTRWATRIPGGIPDKENLPNWAGMAPRLGFAYDLFGDARTALKFSWGKYHASTTHSVADRFHTGKVQWTSSNWWDCAYNFMDNSCATWDWLAMNYGQDVAMLAYGPNSGPGDTYTRGIPGTTNSGGTNGDDYAQDWESGPTGNAQDFGLPGGTPDIVEGNFDRPWAGLLNVGIDHELRPGLSVSFNWYRRDSFGGLRQYNASRGPDDYVYFEVPNPCGPSAGTRAAPNGFPCFTAGSGDTYDMLPVYALKDSRRGEASDNRLENILSGTAANLGPYGGEYSERYNGFEGGFNVRGAGGATIFGAYTIERNVIRRCDSVSSPNDWAFCDASYWGVPWLHEFKMSGTVPLPGGFQLSGTLQSYTPREMLAIGTYGGATSGGLNGGGTLWGSLARLGNVGYRVETSTFPATGVDVEQAMAANGGQIPFTADGKLDMAAAASMGVMADTPVDRLGAVFLPLMPGGSTYQDRLNQIDASIRKIFDLPGGQRLNIQLDVYNIFNLTPIISTTNEYGGSLGNVLRSIQGRFLQVATHLYW; translated from the coding sequence ATGGAGGAGGGATCCATGAAGCGTTCGTTTGCGTTCGTCGTCCTCGCAGCCCTGGCATTTGCGCCCACCGCAACCTTCGCCCAGGGTGATTCCAGCATTGCCGGCGTTGTCAGCGACAACACCGGAGGCATACTGCCGGGTGTCACGATCGAGGCATCGAGCCCCGCCCTTATCGAGGGCAGCCGCGTCGCCATCAGTGACGGCACCGGGCAGTACAACATCGTCGACCTGCGGCCGGGGACGTACACGATTACGTTCACGCTGCCCGGCTTCTCGACCGTTGTGGTCGAGCAGCAGGAGTTGCCGGCCGGCTTCGTGCTGACCCTCGACGCCGAGCTGTCGGTCGGCGCCCTCGAGGAGACGGTTACCGTCTCCGGCGAGGCGCCGGTCGTCGACGTGCAGTCGGTCACGCAGGCCGAGGTCCTCACCCGCGAGGTGCTCGACGCCATCCCGACCGGCCGCAACATGCAGTCGACGGCCCAGTTGATTCCGGGCGTCAAGCTGAACCGGCCGGAGGTCGGGCTGACCACCGCGGCGCAGCAGACCTACATGTCGGTCCACGGCATGGGCGTCCAGCAGACGACCACGCTGATCGACGGCCAGCACGTGGCGTCGTCCGGCTATGACGGTGCGAACCAGAACTACATCAACCTCCTCGCGAACGAGGAGATGGTGTACGACACGAGCGGCATCGGGGCCGAGACGTCGACCGGCGGCGTGCGGATCAGCATGATTCCGCGCGAGGGCGGCAACACCCACAGCGGGCAGAACTACTTCGCCTTCGCGGACGGCGCGCTGCAGTCCGACAACCTGACGGATCGGTACGCGCAACGCGGCGGCCGGTCGGTCGAGTCGATCCAGGAGACCTACGACCTGAACGTGGCGCACGGCGGGCCGTTCATCCAGGATCGGTTCTGGTTCTTCGGCAGCGCGCGGCGCTACCACCTCGACGTGCCGGTCACCAACAGCTTCTACCAGAACATGTCGGGGCTGACGAACCGGTACTTCACCCTGGGGAGGAACGCCGAGGGCAATCCGATCCCACCGCCCGCACTCGACGGGAATGATGGCCGAGAGTATTTCCCGGGCATCAACGACGACCGGATGACGAGCGGCCTGCTCCGTCTGACCACGCAGGTGACGCAGAGCAACAAGTTCTCGGCCTACCTCGACCGGATCATCAAGCAGCGGTTCCACGACTACGACGCCCGCGTCGACGTCGGCACCGCCAGCCGTCACCACGGCTCGCCGATCTACTACGTGAGCGGCGCGAAGTGGACGTCGACGCTGAGCAACCGGCTCCTCCTCGAGGTGGGTTACTCCGCCACGATCGAGAACTGGAGCAACGTCGACCAGGAGGCCACGCCTCCGAACGGCCCGGGCGGGAACCTCGCCGGCCAGTGGTCGCACTCGCAGTTGTTCGGCAACTACGCCGGCTGGGGCAACCCGGACGTGATGGACGGCTACCGCGGCTGGCCGACGTGCCAGGTGCCGCCGTGCTTCCCGTCGCCGATGGCGACGATGCAGGGCATGGGGGCTTACGCGCCCGGCACCTGGGACGGCACGAACCACCTGCACCAGGTGGGCGGCCTCTACATGGGCATGACGGACAACACGACGGTGGTGAACCCGAGCGGCAGCATCAGCCCGGACATCATCCACCCGTACTACGCGAGCACGTTGCGGCGCTCGGCCGCGACGAACTTCGCGGACCGGTACCACTGGGGCGACCGGACGGCGTACGTCGAGCGGTTCAACACGAACAGCTCGGTGTCGTACGTCACCGGCTCGCACAACATCAAGGTCGGTCTGATGACCAGTTTTGGGCCGTTCCAGCACAACGAGAACGTGAACGGCGCCATCCGCCAGCGGTACACGGGCGACGGTCTGCCGCGGCAGATCGGCCGGACGAACCACTTCTCGACCTACAACCTCGGGTATGTGGACACGGCGCTGTACGTTCAGGACACTTGGACGATAGACCGTCTGACGCTGAACCTCGGCGTGCGGTGGGAACGGATCCAGGGTTACGTCGACGAGACGCTCCGGCCGTACAACACGCGCTGGGCGACGCGGATCCCGGGCGGCATCCCCGACAAGGAGAACCTGCCCAACTGGGCCGGCATGGCGCCGCGTCTCGGTTTCGCCTACGACCTGTTCGGTGACGCGCGGACGGCGCTGAAGTTCTCGTGGGGCAAGTACCACGCCTCGACGACGCACAGCGTCGCCGACCGGTTCCACACCGGAAAGGTCCAGTGGACCTCATCGAACTGGTGGGACTGCGCGTACAACTTCATGGACAACAGTTGTGCGACGTGGGACTGGCTGGCCATGAACTACGGTCAGGACGTGGCCATGCTGGCGTACGGTCCGAACTCCGGTCCCGGCGACACGTACACCCGCGGTATCCCGGGTACGACGAACTCCGGGGGCACCAACGGCGACGACTACGCGCAGGACTGGGAATCGGGCCCGACCGGCAACGCGCAGGACTTCGGCCTGCCGGGCGGCACGCCGGACATCGTCGAGGGCAACTTCGACCGTCCGTGGGCCGGCCTGCTCAACGTCGGCATCGACCACGAGTTGCGGCCGGGTCTGTCGGTGAGCTTCAACTGGTACCGGCGCGACTCGTTCGGCGGTCTGCGGCAGTACAACGCCTCGCGGGGCCCGGACGACTACGTCTACTTCGAGGTGCCGAATCCGTGCGGTCCGTCGGCCGGAACGCGGGCGGCCCCGAACGGCTTCCCGTGCTTCACCGCGGGTAGCGGGGACACCTACGACATGCTGCCGGTCTACGCCCTGAAGGACTCCCGGAGGGGTGAGGCTTCGGACAACCGGCTGGAGAACATCCTGTCCGGGACGGCCGCGAACCTCGGTCCCTACGGTGGGGAGTACTCGGAGCGGTACAACGGCTTCGAGGGCGGCTTCAACGTTCGTGGGGCGGGTGGAGCGACCATCTTCGGCGCCTACACCATCGAGCGCAACGTCATCCGGCGGTGCGACAGCGTCTCCAGTCCGAACGACTGGGCCTTCTGCGACGCCAGCTACTGGGGCGTCCCCTGGCTCCACGAGTTCAAGATGTCGGGCACGGTGCCGCTGCCGGGCGGCTTCCAGCTCAGCGGGACGCTGCAGAGCTACACGCCGCGTGAGATGCTGGCCATCGGCACCTATGGCGGCGCGACCTCGGGCGGCCTAAACGGTGGCGGCACCCTCTGGGGCAGCCTTGCCCGGCTCGGCAACGTCGGCTACCGCGTCGAGACGAGCACGTTCCCGGCGACGGGCGTGGATGTCGAGCAGGCGATGGCCGCCAACGGCGGGCAGATCCCTTTCACGGCGGATGGCAAGCTGGACATGGCGGCGGCGGCGTCCATGGGCGTCATGGCCGACACCCCGGTCGACCGGCTGGGTGCGGTCTTCCTCCCGCTGATGCCGGGTGGGTCCACCTACCAGGACCGCCTGAACCAGATCGATGCCTCGATCCGGAAGATCTTCGATCTCCCGGGCGGGCAGCGTCTGAACATCCAGCTGGATGTCTACAACATCTTCAACCTGACGCCGATCATCAGTACGACCAACGAGTACGGCGGCTCGCTCGGCAACGTGCTCCGGTCGATCCAGGGTCGGTTCCTCCAGGTCGCGACGCACCTCTACTGGTAG
- a CDS encoding cyclic nucleotide-binding domain-containing protein encodes MPEVAPPDLRDECTAFLRAESGWLDAANDAEWNRLATLGEERTFEPGDVLTQQFAPAAWFYFLVDGAVRYQIRLEEGNEDLDVGHRDTPWTAIGWSGFLAPRRYVTTVVATRATRTLRFECAALERLFEDSPQTGMAMLEAILRQCYARLAEARARVTEYSQTPTNFARALQDEGEEETYNRAPPPVMDLLRRSAFFEVFDEASLRTLASTVESRYFCRGERLVSQGDATSGLWILATGRVALNFRPPGKTEPFALRTLTDPGAVVALAGLGGVDRQAATVVALRDCTVYRVDPAQLDPVLRGDPQFACVLTRRLLWLASTRLRAARALFISRRFEKEKLAVGNLIEQSCTQLSVHSPLHELPHLLDSQLTVGDAFAILERMVRSDVALERNLARLCQEMLRDVRHEHDFFEALRHVYHAVVSAPATMPPADVRKLCARGFQQAFRQIHYVLAGEENLPSEPGQVFIFNHLKNHEHNTLPNNFQLTLDSHFVSAMILDRKYGDSGIRVVRHSRGTEYGHQDYYNRLGHISVYTHESDRLDETPEQRQHRQSEFYETAARYLRAGANLILSPEGTSYWTEDSPGPFKPGAFRLAASVEPEPWIVPIAVAHFDRRIHSTVCSAVIKAPFRVSDVLSDPHDREQLRAFLIGLRETYRRYVVEARRLAEAAARARS; translated from the coding sequence ATGCCGGAAGTGGCGCCGCCCGATCTGCGTGACGAGTGTACCGCGTTCCTCCGTGCCGAGTCCGGCTGGCTCGACGCGGCCAACGACGCGGAATGGAATCGTCTGGCCACCCTCGGCGAGGAGCGAACTTTCGAGCCCGGCGACGTTCTGACGCAGCAGTTCGCGCCCGCGGCTTGGTTCTACTTTCTCGTCGATGGCGCCGTCCGCTACCAGATCCGTCTGGAGGAAGGGAACGAGGATCTCGATGTCGGCCATCGCGATACCCCTTGGACCGCCATCGGGTGGTCCGGTTTCCTCGCGCCGCGCCGCTACGTGACGACCGTGGTCGCCACCCGCGCCACGCGCACGCTCCGCTTCGAGTGCGCCGCTCTCGAACGCCTCTTCGAAGACAGCCCGCAGACGGGAATGGCCATGCTCGAAGCGATCCTCCGGCAGTGCTATGCCCGCCTGGCGGAAGCGCGTGCCCGCGTCACGGAGTACTCGCAGACCCCCACGAACTTCGCCCGGGCGCTCCAGGATGAGGGAGAAGAGGAAACCTACAACCGCGCGCCGCCTCCGGTGATGGACCTGCTTCGGCGGTCGGCGTTCTTCGAAGTGTTCGACGAAGCGTCCCTCCGCACGCTCGCGAGCACGGTCGAGAGCCGCTATTTCTGCCGTGGGGAGCGATTGGTCTCCCAGGGCGACGCAACGTCAGGTCTCTGGATCCTCGCCACCGGCCGGGTCGCACTGAACTTCCGGCCGCCCGGCAAGACCGAACCGTTCGCGCTCCGGACGCTGACCGATCCGGGTGCGGTCGTCGCCCTCGCCGGACTCGGTGGCGTCGACCGGCAGGCGGCCACGGTCGTCGCGCTTCGCGACTGCACCGTCTACCGTGTCGACCCGGCGCAGCTCGATCCCGTGTTGCGCGGCGATCCGCAGTTCGCGTGCGTTCTCACGCGGCGCCTCCTCTGGCTCGCCTCGACGCGGCTCCGCGCCGCCCGCGCCCTCTTCATCTCGCGCCGCTTCGAAAAGGAAAAGCTGGCAGTGGGCAACCTGATCGAGCAGAGCTGCACCCAGCTCAGCGTCCACTCGCCGCTGCACGAGCTGCCCCACCTGCTCGACAGTCAACTGACGGTGGGCGATGCATTCGCGATCCTCGAGAGAATGGTGCGGAGCGACGTCGCGCTTGAACGGAACCTGGCCCGTCTCTGCCAGGAGATGCTGCGCGACGTGAGGCACGAGCATGACTTCTTCGAGGCGCTTCGCCACGTGTATCACGCAGTCGTCAGCGCGCCCGCCACGATGCCGCCCGCCGACGTCCGCAAGCTGTGCGCCCGCGGTTTCCAGCAGGCGTTCCGCCAGATCCACTACGTGCTGGCCGGCGAGGAGAACCTGCCCTCCGAGCCAGGGCAGGTCTTTATCTTCAACCACCTGAAGAACCACGAGCACAACACGCTGCCGAACAACTTTCAGTTGACCCTCGACTCGCACTTCGTCAGCGCGATGATCCTCGACCGGAAGTACGGCGACAGCGGCATCCGCGTCGTCCGGCACAGCCGCGGCACCGAGTACGGCCACCAGGACTACTACAACCGTCTGGGGCACATCTCCGTGTATACGCACGAGTCGGACCGCCTCGACGAGACACCGGAGCAGCGCCAACACCGCCAGTCGGAGTTCTACGAGACGGCGGCCCGGTATCTGCGCGCCGGCGCCAACCTGATCCTGAGCCCGGAGGGGACCAGCTACTGGACCGAGGACTCGCCGGGTCCCTTCAAGCCCGGAGCCTTCCGCCTCGCGGCGAGTGTCGAGCCCGAACCGTGGATCGTTCCGATCGCCGTGGCTCACTTCGATCGGCGCATCCACTCGACGGTGTGCTCGGCCGTGATCAAGGCGCCCTTCCGGGTGTCCGACGTCCTGTCCGACCCCCATGACCGGGAGCAGTTGCGCGCGTTCCTCATCGGCCTGCGCGAGACGTATCGACGTTACGTGGTTGAGGCGCGGCGACTGGCCGAGGCGGCGGCGAGAGCAAGGTCCTGA